In Oscillatoria acuminata PCC 6304, a single window of DNA contains:
- a CDS encoding glycosyltransferase family 4 protein gives MLSSSPSPPIRVMRIIARMNVGGPATHVTVLNEGLTHLGYECLLVTGMETSREGTLKDEFTARQLAMEIIPDLGREINFRQDMATLLKLYQLMREWKPDIVHTHTAKAGLVGRLAARWAGVPWVVHTFHGHVFHGYFGAMKTRVFIELEKFCARLSSRIITISDRLKSEIVSYGITDSSHIEVIPLGLELHRLKNVSTTNQFRAEFDLPADVGLVGAVGRLVPIKNLHLFLEAAAIAYHQNPHLRFAIVGDGELRGELETYAEQLHIEKAVIFTGWRRDLAQVYADLDAVVISSDNEGTPASLIEAMAAGCPVISTRVGGVADLIQEGYTGRLVPPRDANALAQAILTLFQESTTTAQFAQQAQTLMLQNYTSERLVADMDKFYKTLTLVAKTRPFSLGIVSPEKRS, from the coding sequence ATGCTTTCTTCCTCCCCCTCCCCCCCCATCCGAGTGATGCGAATTATTGCCCGCATGAATGTGGGTGGCCCTGCAACTCATGTGACGGTATTGAATGAAGGGTTAACTCATCTCGGTTATGAGTGTCTGTTAGTGACTGGGATGGAAACCAGTCGGGAAGGGACGCTTAAAGATGAATTTACAGCGCGTCAGTTGGCGATGGAAATTATTCCAGACTTGGGGCGTGAAATTAATTTTCGTCAGGATATGGCTACTCTGTTAAAACTGTATCAGTTAATGCGGGAGTGGAAGCCGGATATCGTTCATACCCATACGGCAAAAGCGGGTTTGGTGGGACGATTGGCGGCGCGGTGGGCGGGGGTACCCTGGGTGGTGCATACGTTTCATGGTCATGTGTTTCATGGGTATTTTGGTGCGATGAAAACCCGGGTTTTTATTGAATTAGAGAAATTTTGTGCGAGACTGAGCAGCCGCATTATTACGATTAGCGATCGCCTGAAATCGGAAATTGTCAGCTATGGTATCACCGATTCTTCCCACATTGAAGTGATTCCTTTGGGTCTGGAACTCCATCGGCTCAAGAACGTCTCGACCACAAATCAGTTTCGTGCAGAATTCGACTTACCGGCGGATGTCGGTTTAGTGGGTGCGGTAGGACGTTTGGTGCCGATTAAAAATTTGCATCTATTTCTGGAGGCGGCTGCGATCGCCTATCACCAAAATCCCCATCTGCGTTTTGCGATCGTGGGCGATGGCGAACTGCGTGGGGAACTTGAAACTTACGCCGAACAGTTGCACATTGAAAAAGCGGTCATTTTCACCGGATGGCGTCGGGATTTGGCGCAAGTGTATGCAGATTTGGATGCGGTGGTGATTTCCTCGGATAACGAAGGGACTCCGGCTTCTTTGATTGAGGCAATGGCTGCCGGTTGTCCGGTGATTTCTACCCGGGTTGGGGGGGTTGCGGATTTAATCCAGGAAGGTTACACTGGGCGTCTAGTTCCCCCCCGGGACGCGAACGCTTTAGCTCAAGCTATTCTCACTTTATTTCAGGAATCTACGACTACGGCTCAATTCGCACAGCAAGCGCAAACACTGATGTTACAAAACTATACTTCAGAGCGTTTGGTTGCTGATATGGACAAGTTTTACAAAACTTTAACCCTTGTTGCTAAGACTCGTCCCTTTTCTCTAGGGATTGTATCACCGGAGAAACGTAGTTAG
- the asnB gene encoding asparagine synthase (glutamine-hydrolyzing) → MCGITGFWDISRQKNPESLEAIAQRMSSTLLHRGPDSGGTWVDENCGIALGHRRLAIVDLSPEGHQPMLSASGRYAIVFNGEIYNFLELRRELEKLGHKFRGSSDTEVMLAAFSQWGLHSAVEHFNGMFAFALWDRQERLLHLGRDRLGEKPLYYGWMGQTFLFGSELKALRAYPQFQAEINRDALALYLRHNCIPAPYSIYQGIYKLPPACLFTVSPTATASEPIPYWSAKSVAEQGTTHPFTGSDTEAIAQLDALLRDAVRLRMMADVPLGAFLSGGIDSSTIVALMQAQSSHRVKTFTIGFYEASYNEAKYAKAIAQHLGTDHTELYLTPEDAIGVIPKLPTLYDEPFADSSQIPTFLVSQLTRQQVTVSLSGDAGDELFGGYNRYCWVSNLWQKMGWIPQDFRKTAGDILTRLSPDSWDRVFTSFDPLLPSQLKQATPGDKIHKLAAVLAVPNEEAMYRHLVSHCKDPESLAIGSSEPLTALTNDQGKRELSDFTQLMMYLDLITYLPDDILVKVDRASMGVSLESRIPLLDHRVVEFAWRLPLSLKIHKGQGKWLLRQVLSQYVPNSLMERPKMGFAIPIDQWLQGSLRDWAEALLDESRLQQEGFFNPQPIRHKWQEHLAVQRNWQYYLWDILMFQSWLEASKTDPR, encoded by the coding sequence ATGTGTGGAATTACAGGGTTTTGGGATATTTCCCGACAAAAAAATCCGGAAAGCTTAGAGGCGATCGCTCAGAGGATGTCATCCACTCTACTGCATCGCGGCCCAGATAGCGGCGGAACCTGGGTGGATGAAAATTGCGGAATTGCTTTAGGACATCGGCGATTGGCAATTGTCGATCTTTCGCCGGAGGGACATCAGCCAATGCTGTCAGCGAGTGGGCGCTATGCGATCGTTTTTAATGGCGAAATTTATAACTTCTTAGAACTACGTCGCGAACTGGAAAAGCTAGGGCATAAGTTTCGCGGGAGTTCGGACACGGAAGTGATGCTGGCGGCTTTTAGTCAGTGGGGTTTGCATTCAGCCGTTGAGCATTTTAACGGGATGTTTGCATTTGCCTTATGGGATCGACAAGAGCGATTGTTGCATTTAGGGCGCGATCGCTTGGGTGAAAAACCCCTCTACTACGGCTGGATGGGTCAAACGTTTCTCTTTGGTTCGGAATTAAAAGCCCTCAGAGCATATCCTCAATTTCAGGCAGAAATCAATCGCGATGCTTTAGCCCTGTATCTGCGACATAACTGCATTCCTGCCCCCTATTCTATCTATCAAGGCATTTATAAACTACCCCCGGCTTGTCTGTTCACGGTGTCTCCAACCGCAACGGCTTCTGAACCGATTCCTTATTGGTCTGCGAAATCTGTAGCAGAACAGGGAACGACTCACCCGTTTACCGGGTCGGACACAGAAGCGATCGCCCAACTGGATGCCTTGCTGCGAGATGCCGTCCGTTTAAGGATGATGGCGGATGTTCCTTTGGGAGCATTTCTCTCGGGAGGAATCGACTCTTCCACCATCGTTGCATTGATGCAAGCGCAGAGTAGTCACCGCGTCAAAACCTTTACGATTGGGTTTTACGAAGCTAGTTACAACGAAGCGAAATACGCCAAAGCTATCGCGCAACATCTCGGAACGGATCATACTGAACTGTATCTCACACCAGAAGATGCGATCGGAGTCATTCCCAAACTGCCGACCCTCTATGATGAACCGTTTGCCGATTCTTCGCAAATTCCCACTTTCCTAGTCTCTCAACTTACTCGCCAACAAGTCACAGTCAGCCTTTCTGGGGATGCTGGAGATGAACTCTTTGGCGGATATAACCGCTATTGCTGGGTTAGCAATCTTTGGCAAAAAATGGGATGGATTCCGCAAGACTTCCGAAAAACTGCTGGTGATATTTTAACCCGTTTATCTCCCGATAGTTGGGATCGGGTCTTTACCTCCTTTGACCCATTGCTCCCTAGTCAACTCAAACAAGCAACCCCAGGGGACAAAATACATAAATTGGCTGCTGTTTTGGCTGTTCCGAACGAGGAAGCGATGTATCGGCATTTGGTTTCTCATTGCAAAGACCCAGAATCTTTGGCGATCGGGAGTTCAGAACCTCTAACCGCTTTAACCAATGACCAAGGAAAACGGGAATTGTCAGATTTTACTCAGCTCATGATGTACCTAGATCTGATTACCTATCTGCCCGATGATATCTTAGTAAAAGTAGATCGGGCCAGCATGGGGGTCAGTTTAGAGTCGCGAATTCCTTTATTAGATCATCGGGTTGTAGAATTTGCTTGGCGTTTGCCATTATCGCTAAAAATCCACAAGGGTCAAGGTAAGTGGTTGTTGCGGCAGGTTTTATCTCAGTATGTGCCTAACTCACTAATGGAACGTCCCAAGATGGGCTTTGCAATTCCCATTGACCAATGGCTGCAAGGATCCTTACGAGATTGGGCAGAAGCCTTGCTGGATGAATCTCGATTGCAGCAAGAAGGTTTTTTCAACCCCCAGCCCATCCGGCACAAATGGCAAGAGCATTTAGCCGTACAACGAAATTGGCAATATTATCTATGGGATATTTTAATGTTCCAATCTTGGTTAGAAGCGAGTAAAACCGATCCCCGTTAG
- a CDS encoding glycosyltransferase family 2 protein, translating to MNKPFFSVVVPTYNRANLLGDTIESVLAQTFKDFELLVIDDGSTDDTHELINSFCDSTNIRYIYQENQGVGAARNTGIKNARGEWITFLDSDDLWLPNHLQSHYYLINCRGSKVIWNHSGYIFFNDKGNQFPGFNRLLSGDVFGELVGNGNFINMNTISIKNNIAKNYLFNESRDLSPSEDWELWIRLAAFNQLNYIPQVTCLTRMHSGRSVQNLEKFKCAVSKAVELLLNNEQIRDRLAPYKKELLGYSSLLLAIIYYREGMMSESRSQLAQAISHNPKLAVSSKVMEIFLKSLLGKIVSAKLRYLNQVLQSLVINRRYSLSDRTDSF from the coding sequence ATGAATAAGCCATTTTTTAGTGTGGTGGTTCCTACTTACAACCGAGCGAATCTGCTCGGAGATACTATTGAGAGTGTTCTGGCTCAAACATTTAAAGATTTTGAACTACTGGTGATTGATGACGGTTCAACGGATGATACCCACGAACTTATCAACTCGTTTTGTGATTCAACTAATATCCGTTACATTTACCAAGAAAATCAAGGTGTTGGAGCAGCTCGTAATACAGGAATTAAAAATGCACGGGGGGAATGGATCACCTTCCTTGATAGTGACGATCTCTGGCTACCCAATCACTTGCAATCTCACTATTACCTAATTAACTGTCGTGGATCGAAGGTGATTTGGAACCATTCTGGGTATATTTTTTTTAATGACAAAGGGAATCAGTTCCCTGGTTTTAATCGTCTTTTAAGTGGAGATGTTTTTGGTGAATTGGTGGGAAATGGTAACTTTATAAATATGAATACAATTAGCATTAAAAATAATATAGCTAAAAACTATTTATTTAATGAAAGTCGAGATCTTTCTCCCTCAGAAGATTGGGAGTTATGGATTAGATTGGCAGCTTTTAACCAACTAAATTATATACCTCAAGTGACTTGTTTAACTAGAATGCACTCGGGACGCTCAGTTCAGAACCTAGAAAAATTTAAGTGTGCTGTATCGAAGGCTGTAGAACTTTTGCTAAATAACGAACAAATTAGAGATCGGCTCGCCCCCTATAAAAAAGAATTGTTAGGCTATAGTTCTTTGTTACTGGCTATTATTTACTATCGGGAAGGAATGATGTCCGAGTCGCGATCGCAATTAGCTCAAGCAATTTCTCACAATCCTAAACTAGCCGTTTCGTCAAAAGTGATGGAAATCTTTCTCAAGAGCTTACTGGGTAAAATAGTTTCAGCAAAGCTGCGATACCTTAATCAAGTTTTACAGTCACTTGTGATCAATCGTCGTTATTCACTTTCTGATCGCACCGATTCATTTTGA
- a CDS encoding MraY family glycosyltransferase has protein sequence MTTHWLLAEAVILSMSLAGGGTYLARYAACRFRWLDKPGQHKAHSHPIPLLGGIAMYVGFILTLLIVDSQWFFSQGVTLAIAATLLAGMGLYDDLRGLNPLPKLVGQLLAGIALVSSGIFIHLTGIQGLDIALTLFWVVGICNALNLLDNMDGLSAGVSAIACVGFGAIAWFQGQIPLVVVCGTIFGITLGFLRFNWHPATIFMGDAGSLFIGFLLAALGLMVISPSAEFSGSWLVPIVILAVPIFDTTLVTFSRLRRQLKLTDGGRDHTSHRLVRMGLTVPQGVGRIYKAAGVCNAVGVAIALNPSWAISAPSVMILGLFAIAAFFWFEQVDLSDTGQPTPDSHPSRFVSDSESLTSPPVYKQTQL, from the coding sequence ATGACTACACATTGGTTACTCGCTGAGGCTGTCATTTTGTCGATGTCTCTGGCGGGTGGCGGGACTTATCTAGCCCGCTATGCCGCTTGTCGCTTTCGGTGGCTGGATAAACCGGGACAGCACAAGGCACATAGTCATCCGATTCCCCTGTTGGGCGGAATTGCGATGTATGTAGGATTTATTTTGACTTTACTGATTGTTGATTCACAGTGGTTCTTCTCCCAAGGGGTGACTCTGGCGATCGCCGCGACGTTGTTGGCGGGGATGGGATTGTATGACGACCTGCGCGGACTCAATCCTTTACCTAAACTGGTCGGCCAACTGTTGGCTGGCATTGCTTTGGTCTCTAGTGGGATTTTTATACATCTAACGGGAATTCAGGGGTTGGATATTGCCCTGACTTTATTTTGGGTGGTGGGAATCTGCAATGCACTGAATCTGCTGGATAATATGGATGGTCTGTCGGCGGGGGTGAGTGCGATCGCCTGTGTTGGTTTCGGGGCGATCGCCTGGTTCCAGGGACAAATTCCTTTGGTTGTCGTTTGTGGGACGATCTTCGGGATTACCTTGGGATTCCTGCGGTTTAACTGGCATCCGGCCACAATTTTTATGGGAGATGCGGGCAGTCTGTTTATTGGATTTTTGTTAGCGGCCCTGGGATTGATGGTCATTTCCCCGAGTGCAGAATTTTCCGGAAGTTGGCTAGTTCCCATCGTTATTTTAGCAGTTCCAATTTTTGATACCACCCTGGTTACCTTCTCACGTTTGCGTCGCCAACTGAAACTCACCGATGGAGGACGGGATCACACCTCCCATCGCTTGGTACGGATGGGGTTGACGGTTCCCCAAGGGGTGGGACGAATTTATAAAGCAGCCGGTGTTTGCAATGCGGTAGGAGTGGCGATCGCTCTCAACCCATCTTGGGCGATCTCGGCACCGAGTGTGATGATTCTCGGTTTATTCGCGATCGCGGCCTTCTTTTGGTTTGAACAAGTGGACCTTTCCGATACTGGACAACCAACCCCGGATTCTCACCCTTCCCGGTTCGTTTCAGACTCCGAATCGTTAACTTCTCCGCCAGTTTATAAACAGACCCAACTTTAA
- a CDS encoding glycosyltransferase family 2 protein — MSTPKVSIGMPVYNGARFLREALDSLLAQTFTDFELIISDNASTDDTEIICHKYASQDARIYYIQQPKNIGATANFQFVLEQARGEYFMWFACDDLCDPEFIVELITFLEKHSFLVGCMSDVTILDEQYRTTRIENLQGLSLENNWEQIRYSLFTIPPRNSYFTIYGLYKTQVIKQVGINWIGGWKGLLLDCERCFLAKVATFGRIAAIPKTLKYYRCHNSSLSSRQLNNVGKLDMVLLRVSIRIKLLKIVLFSEFLFQDRMILLWGVTTSYIKLRFMRFIKNNVKYSN, encoded by the coding sequence ATGAGTACGCCAAAGGTGAGTATCGGTATGCCAGTTTACAACGGTGCACGTTTCCTCCGAGAAGCACTAGATTCGCTGTTAGCACAAACTTTTACTGATTTTGAACTGATTATTTCTGACAATGCTTCAACTGATGATACCGAAATAATTTGTCATAAATATGCAAGCCAAGATGCCCGAATTTATTATATACAGCAACCTAAAAATATAGGAGCTACTGCAAATTTTCAATTCGTTTTAGAGCAAGCTAGGGGTGAATATTTTATGTGGTTTGCTTGTGATGATTTATGTGATCCTGAATTTATTGTAGAATTAATTACATTTCTTGAAAAACATTCTTTTTTAGTTGGATGTATGAGCGATGTAACAATTTTAGATGAGCAATATCGTACAACTCGTATTGAGAATTTACAAGGCTTATCCTTAGAAAATAATTGGGAGCAAATAAGATATTCTCTATTTACAATTCCTCCTCGAAATAGTTATTTTACTATATATGGTCTTTATAAAACTCAAGTCATTAAACAAGTTGGTATTAATTGGATCGGAGGATGGAAAGGACTGTTACTTGATTGTGAAAGATGCTTTCTGGCTAAAGTTGCTACATTTGGCAGGATTGCTGCTATTCCTAAGACCCTCAAATACTACAGATGCCATAACTCATCCCTTTCAAGTAGACAATTAAATAATGTAGGGAAATTAGACATGGTTTTGCTAAGAGTAAGTATTAGAATAAAACTTTTGAAGATTGTCTTATTTTCTGAGTTTTTATTTCAAGACAGAATGATCTTGCTCTGGGGAGTGACTACTTCTTACATAAAATTACGATTCATGCGCTTCATTAAAAATAATGTTAAATATAGCAATTAA
- a CDS encoding glycosyltransferase family 4 protein has translation MAPLEYKILHIQKVAGIAGSENHLLTLLPKLCEYGYQPTMLVLADKEDRPDPFIEQMRSRGIRTDILLMRDDADPLLILPLVRYLRRNCFDLIHTHLFHADIYGTLTAGLVGIKHRISTQHGFSPWREQRLYGLLDRIAASQQQQIITVSKAIGEWLVQTEKIPAEKMRVIHNSIDRGKLQPIPKSLQELVKLSKPIIGTVSRLVHQKGVHILLDAFAKCLEQHPDASLVIVGKGPDLTQLEEQARTLGIVENTHFLGYLQQPRLSAVVSEFDIFAFPTFGEGFGLVLLEAMAVSKPVVASNVMAIPEIVIDGQTGLLVPPDNADALAQGLLKLIENPILCQQFGSAGRQRLEQDFTVDSMVQKTIAVYDEVLGISRVT, from the coding sequence ATGGCCCCCCTTGAATATAAAATTCTTCACATCCAAAAAGTTGCTGGCATTGCGGGATCTGAAAATCATTTATTAACTTTGCTACCTAAACTCTGTGAATATGGCTACCAGCCAACAATGCTCGTGCTGGCAGATAAAGAAGATCGTCCTGATCCTTTTATCGAACAAATGCGGTCAAGAGGAATTCGCACGGATATTCTGTTGATGCGTGATGATGCCGATCCACTCTTGATTCTGCCTTTGGTTCGATATCTTCGACGAAATTGTTTTGATTTAATTCACACTCACCTCTTTCATGCCGATATTTATGGAACTTTAACTGCCGGATTGGTAGGTATTAAACATCGCATTTCAACGCAACACGGATTTTCTCCTTGGCGCGAGCAAAGATTATATGGATTGCTTGATCGCATAGCAGCTTCACAGCAGCAGCAAATTATCACCGTATCCAAAGCGATCGGTGAATGGTTGGTACAGACTGAAAAAATTCCGGCTGAAAAAATGCGGGTAATTCATAATTCAATTGATAGGGGAAAATTACAACCTATCCCTAAAAGTTTACAAGAATTAGTGAAACTGTCTAAACCTATCATCGGTACAGTCAGCCGTCTGGTGCATCAAAAAGGCGTCCATATTCTACTTGATGCTTTTGCAAAATGTCTCGAACAACACCCAGATGCTTCATTAGTTATTGTTGGGAAAGGCCCTGATCTCACTCAATTAGAAGAACAAGCCAGGACTTTGGGAATTGTCGAAAATACTCATTTTCTTGGGTATCTCCAACAACCCAGGTTAAGTGCTGTTGTCTCAGAGTTTGATATCTTTGCTTTTCCTACTTTTGGCGAAGGATTTGGACTGGTTTTGCTAGAGGCAATGGCTGTTAGTAAACCCGTAGTCGCTTCCAATGTCATGGCAATTCCTGAAATCGTGATTGATGGACAAACGGGTTTACTGGTGCCACCGGACAACGCGGATGCTTTAGCACAAGGATTGCTGAAACTGATAGAAAACCCAATTTTATGCCAGCAATTTGGTTCCGCTGGGCGTCAAAGATTGGAACAAGACTTTACTGTAGATAGCATGGTACAAAAAACGATCGCAGTTTACGATGAAGTATTGGGGATTTCCCGAGTCACATGA
- a CDS encoding glycosyltransferase — translation MINLTSQIKMKKLAFIIRSLDRGGAERQVVTLAKYLPKSQYKIYVFCYYAGGKLERELQEHQVEIIDLKKGGRWDVIGFFSRLLYQMRRINPDIVHGYMGPNLLTIFLKPFLPATQMIWGIRTSYLDFSQYDWFWRMEFNLECWLSRFADLIIANSYAGQEHRVAHGFPSERMMVIPNGIDLERFKPDPEVRIRVRTEWGITENTILIGFVARLDPIKDHPTFLQAVDLLCQERQDVCFVCVGGGAYPEYAKTLEPLAEQLGVAAKVIWAGEHSDMSAVYNALDIATSSSYGEGFPNAVAEAMACGVPCVVTDVGDSAKIVADTGIVVPQKNSEALANGLKQCLTMDTKEMGIRARERIVENFRVENLVKRTQDALEKLLFHD, via the coding sequence TTGATTAATTTAACCAGCCAGATAAAGATGAAAAAGCTTGCATTTATCATTCGATCGCTTGATCGCGGTGGTGCTGAGAGACAAGTTGTCACCCTAGCGAAGTATTTGCCGAAGTCGCAATATAAAATTTATGTTTTTTGCTACTACGCTGGGGGAAAATTAGAACGCGAATTGCAAGAGCATCAGGTCGAAATTATTGATTTAAAAAAAGGTGGGCGTTGGGATGTGATTGGCTTCTTTAGCAGACTCCTCTATCAAATGCGACGCATAAATCCCGATATCGTACATGGATATATGGGGCCAAATTTACTAACCATTTTCTTAAAACCATTTTTACCTGCTACGCAAATGATTTGGGGCATCCGTACCTCTTACTTAGATTTCAGCCAGTACGATTGGTTCTGGCGGATGGAATTTAATTTGGAGTGCTGGTTGTCAAGATTTGCCGATCTAATTATTGCGAATTCTTATGCTGGACAAGAACATCGGGTCGCTCATGGATTTCCCTCTGAACGGATGATGGTAATTCCTAATGGAATAGATCTAGAACGCTTTAAACCCGATCCGGAGGTAAGGATCCGCGTTCGTACTGAATGGGGAATAACTGAGAATACGATTCTCATTGGATTTGTCGCCCGATTAGATCCGATCAAGGATCATCCAACGTTTTTACAAGCGGTGGATCTGCTTTGTCAAGAGCGACAGGATGTCTGTTTTGTTTGTGTCGGGGGTGGAGCTTACCCAGAATATGCTAAAACTCTGGAGCCTCTAGCGGAGCAGCTCGGTGTTGCCGCGAAGGTAATTTGGGCTGGCGAACATTCAGATATGTCCGCCGTTTACAATGCCCTGGATATTGCGACTTCCTCTTCTTACGGTGAGGGATTTCCCAATGCAGTAGCGGAAGCAATGGCCTGTGGAGTACCTTGCGTAGTGACAGATGTTGGGGATTCTGCCAAAATTGTCGCCGATACAGGTATCGTCGTACCGCAGAAAAATTCGGAGGCTTTAGCAAATGGATTGAAACAGTGTCTAACAATGGATACAAAAGAGATGGGTATTAGAGCGCGAGAGCGGATTGTGGAAAACTTCAGGGTTGAAAACTTAGTCAAAAGAACACAAGACGCACTTGAAAAATTACTTTTTCATGATTAA
- a CDS encoding IS1634 family transposase, with the protein MNNNEEFNAERVDDIPVLLAMLERVGIQKLLDKHFITHGNWQGISLGWVAVVWLSYILSQGDHRLSHVQSWVENRVETLSISTGTAIRALDFSDDRLQAELRYLSDTSRWEKFEQELGGNLLQVYDLNADRVRLDTTSASSYCGVNEQGLFQYGYSKDHRPDLAQIKVMMATLDPLGMPVATDIVAGNKADDPLYCPAITRVRETLKKTGLLYVGDSKMGAIQTRRFIHEQGDYYLVPLSATQMKESVLTSYLMEREQTEQELTAVYRDLDSGDPTKIAEAFEIEVEQMAEFEEKKITWKERYLVVRSIKMAEADQKSLKERVQQAQLELAQLNQPRKGKKRLTGLSAYQNEVERIIEKYQVEGLLNVEYAIERKIRQRRAYQGQPAQIIKEDLVTLSVQVSEGALTEKLNRCSWRVYATNSPTEQLSVTDGVLAYRDEYLVEKGFSRLKGFPLSLTPMYLQRTDHITGLIRLLSIGLRLLTLLEFEMRRSLSKNDEKISGIYPGNPKRKTERPSSELLLAAFKEITLVSVPLAVGGNRYLTKFSPVHHQILIRLNIPLKIYTNLADDEGPPSSTSSEPSLIVSHLRE; encoded by the coding sequence ATGAACAACAACGAAGAATTCAACGCCGAAAGAGTAGATGACATACCTGTATTACTAGCAATGTTGGAGCGGGTGGGAATCCAAAAGCTACTAGACAAACACTTCATTACTCATGGGAACTGGCAAGGAATAAGCCTGGGATGGGTAGCGGTAGTATGGTTGAGTTACATTTTATCACAAGGAGACCATCGATTAAGCCACGTTCAGTCCTGGGTAGAAAATCGGGTAGAGACCTTAAGTATTTCTACCGGGACTGCTATTAGAGCCTTAGATTTCAGTGATGACCGATTACAAGCTGAATTGCGATACCTAAGTGACACCTCGCGTTGGGAAAAGTTTGAGCAAGAACTGGGGGGCAATCTCCTACAAGTGTATGACTTAAACGCCGATAGAGTCCGCCTAGATACGACAAGCGCATCTTCATACTGTGGCGTGAATGAACAAGGATTATTTCAATACGGCTACAGTAAAGATCATCGACCCGATTTAGCTCAAATTAAAGTGATGATGGCCACCCTAGACCCCTTGGGAATGCCAGTGGCCACGGACATAGTAGCGGGAAATAAAGCCGACGACCCTTTATATTGTCCGGCTATTACCCGAGTCAGAGAGACCCTGAAAAAAACTGGACTATTGTATGTCGGTGACAGTAAGATGGGGGCAATACAAACCCGACGGTTTATTCATGAACAGGGAGATTATTATCTAGTTCCCTTGAGTGCCACTCAAATGAAGGAATCCGTTCTCACCAGTTATTTAATGGAGCGAGAACAGACGGAACAAGAATTAACAGCGGTTTATAGAGATTTAGACTCCGGTGATCCGACTAAAATAGCGGAAGCCTTTGAAATAGAAGTCGAGCAGATGGCGGAGTTTGAAGAAAAAAAAATAACGTGGAAAGAGCGATATCTAGTTGTCAGGTCAATCAAGATGGCTGAGGCTGACCAAAAATCGTTAAAAGAGCGAGTCCAACAAGCTCAACTAGAACTGGCGCAATTAAATCAACCCAGAAAAGGCAAAAAACGGCTGACTGGATTAAGCGCTTACCAGAACGAAGTCGAAAGAATAATCGAAAAATATCAGGTAGAGGGATTGTTAAATGTTGAGTATGCCATAGAGAGAAAAATCCGTCAACGAAGGGCGTACCAAGGTCAACCGGCTCAAATCATTAAAGAAGATTTAGTCACTTTAAGTGTCCAGGTATCTGAAGGGGCTTTAACCGAAAAACTCAACAGGTGTTCTTGGAGAGTTTATGCTACTAATTCACCGACGGAACAGTTATCGGTGACTGATGGAGTTTTAGCTTATCGGGATGAATATTTAGTTGAAAAAGGGTTCTCACGGTTGAAAGGATTCCCTTTATCTTTGACTCCGATGTATTTACAGCGAACCGACCATATTACCGGACTCATCCGATTGCTGTCTATAGGATTGCGCCTCTTAACACTTTTAGAATTTGAGATGCGCCGAAGTTTGAGCAAAAATGATGAAAAAATTTCCGGAATTTACCCCGGCAACCCCAAACGGAAAACGGAGCGACCTAGTTCCGAACTCTTGTTGGCAGCCTTTAAAGAAATTACTTTAGTTTCGGTTCCACTAGCTGTCGGAGGTAATCGCTATCTTACCAAATTTTCTCCGGTTCACCACCAAATTTTAATTCGTCTCAATATTCCACTCAAGATTTATACGAACTTGGCCGATGATGAGGGGCCACCCTCTTCCACTTCTAGTGAGCCTTCTCTTATCGTTTCCCATCTCAGGGAGTAG